In one Dreissena polymorpha isolate Duluth1 chromosome 7, UMN_Dpol_1.0, whole genome shotgun sequence genomic region, the following are encoded:
- the LOC127838059 gene encoding syntaxin-6-like — protein MSLEDPFFVVKEEVEKALQTSKNLYTRWCQLADQPSQVSVEEYNWTTNELRNSLRSIDWDVEDLEETVGIVEKNPKKFRIEVSELKERRDFIERTKSAVREMKSQMTSPQIRTTEDTNVRQSLLNPKSPSKVYDKYSRLDMEAERSHQSFIDDTTQHQQLIIKDQDEQLDLIGSSVGALKNMSHQIGNELEEQNRMLDDFGHEMEVTESRMDNVMKKMAKVLHMSSDKRQCCAIGVLLVILLIVIILLVVL, from the exons ATGTCTTTGGAAGATCCTTTCTTCGTCGTAAAAGA AGAGGTGGAGAAGGCTCTGCAAACGTCCAAGAATCTTTACACACGATGGTGCCAGTTGGCCGACCAACCCAGTCAGGTGTCTGTAGAGGAGTATAACTGGACCACAAATGAGCTGAGAAACAGCCTGCGCAGTATTGACTGGGATGTGGAGGACCTAGAGGAAACTGTCG GTATTGTTGAAAAGAACCCCAAGAAGTTCAGAATAGAAGTCAGTGAGTTGAAAGAGAGAAGAGACTTTATAGAACGCACCAAATCTGCCGTTAGG gaGATGAAATCTCAGATGACCTCACCGCAAATCCGAACTACTGAGGATACAAATGTCAGACAG TCCTTATTGAACCCCAAAAGCCCCAGCAAGGTGTATGACAAGTACTCAAGGCTGGACATGGAGGCTGAAAGATCACATCAGAGTTTCATCGACGACACAACACAACACCAACAG CTGATTATCAAGGATCAAGACGAACAGTTGGACTTGATTGGTTCCAGCGTAGGAGCACTCAAAAACATGAGTCATCAAATAGGCAACGAACTGGAGGAGCAAAACAG GATGTTGGATGACTTTGGCCATGAGATGGAGGTGACAGAGTCCAGGATGGACAACGTCATGAAGAAGATGGCAAAGGTGCTGCACATGTCCTCAG ACAAGCGTCAGTGCTGTGCCATAGGAGTGTTGCTGGTGATATTGCTCATTGTGATCATACTGCTAGTGGTGCTCTGA
- the LOC127838057 gene encoding uncharacterized protein LOC127838057 yields MAGTVSSAHCAVQVGSYMAQRSSEWPERGRHILAQFDEETIVVYQAFRPDIAEYAVTHGKFGGPEYSFTRMTWIKTNFMWMMYRSGWGQKRDQERTLAIFLSRKGFEELLKGAKGVGITLEKHQPDDVRIQWDPDHCPKGEKLERRAIQLGLKGTALQKFHQDYIQRIADISEFVDEQRQFVDNDALDKLLSPIEKVYVPSDKEICRHILLEGYDTINGIAGATEASYPLKNITDENAEACCSGKLQSLIDGRFGGTDTKENVIVCLGGAFNPVHTRHVAVLKAAIGWLHKNTHYRVVAARLAVAPDGYVKQKCKKTKVLCIKAQHRLRLCQLTCDGHDLIQSYHSTVGSALECGQNVRREENWGNVKTAVVVGADRAVSRGGGKWTRKSKCVTVCVGRKGTTDAVKQAYLADLSLHSVEDKDFFIADTEIDDVSSTEIRRKLQSVNLGISDVYAKGNYQSCSSTSFDQERTVLETQGPTEEDTTTTQQCSTMKPAVNKQTSPDVVIGELVQKGWIDNKAGAYILEHLSDLYH; encoded by the exons ATGGCTGGTACTGTGTCCAGTGCCCATTGCGCCGTGCAGGTGGGAAGCTACATGGCCCAGAGGAGTAGCGAGTGGCCGGAGAGGGGTAGACACATCTTAGCACAGTTTGACGAGGAAACCATCGTCGTGTACCAGGCCTTCCGGCCAGATATAGCGGAGTACGCCGTGACGCATGGGAAGTTCGGAG GCCCAGAGTACAGTTTTACCCGGATGACATGGATCAAAACCAACTTCATGTGGATGATGTATCGTTCTGGTTGGGGACAGAAACGGGACCAGGAGCGGACACTTGCCATCTTCCTGAGCAGGAAGGGGTTTGAGGAACTGTTGAAAGGGGCAAAAGGGGTTGGAATTACATTGGAAAAACATCAACCAG ATGATGTACGGATACAGTGGGATCCTGACCACTGTCCAAAAGGGGAAAAGCTCGAAAGAAGGGCCATCCAGCTAGGTCTGAAAGGCACCGCTCTACAGAAGTTTCACCAGGATTACATACAGCGCATTGCCGATATTAGCGAGTTCGTTGATGAACAACGACAATTTGTTGATAATGATGCACTTGACAAGCTATTAAGTCCAATTGAAAAGGTTTACGTACCTAGTGACAAAGAGATATGTCGACATATCTTATTGGAGGGCTACGACACTATCAATGGGATTGCAGGTGCTACTGAGGCTAGTTACCCACTAAAGAACATAACCGATGAAAATGCTGAGGCCTGTTGTTCAGGGAAGTTGCAATCACTTATTGACGGAAGGTTTGGTGGTACCGATACCAAGGAGAATGTCATTGTTTGTCTTGGGGGAGCGTTCAATCCCGTCCATACAAGACATGTTGCAGTTTTAAAAGCAGCTATTGGTTGGCTACACAAGAATACTCATTACCGCGTTGTTGCCGCGAGACTAGCGGTCGCACCGGACGGATACGTGAAACAGAAATGCAAGAAGACGAAAGTATTGTGCATCAAAGCACAACACAGACTCAGACTGTGTCAGCTCACGTGTGACGGGCATGATTTAATACAATCTTATCACTCAACGGTCGGATCTGCCCTGGAGTGCGGGCAAAATGTCCGCAGGGAGGAGAACTGGGGGAACGTCAAGACCGCCGTGGTAGTCGGAGCAGATAGGGCTGTGAGCAGAGGTGGTGGGAAGTGGACGAGAAAGAGCAAATGCGTCACAGTCTGCGTTGGGAGGAAAGGTACCACCGATGCGGTTAAACAGGCGTATCTTGCGGATCTTTCTTTGCACTCAGTTGAAGACAAGGACTTCTTTATTGCAGATACGGAGATCGATGATGTCAGCTCGACGGAAATACGACGCAAACTACAAAGCGTTAATTTGGGTATCTCTGACGTTTACGCGAAAGGAAACTACCAGAGTTGTTCTAGTACGAGCTTCGACCAAGAGAGGACAGTACTTGAGACACAAGGACCGACTGAGGAGGATACAACGACAACCCAGCAGTGTAGTACAATGAAGCCAGCTGTTAACAAGCAAACATCACCGGATGTTGTTATTGGAGAACTGGTTCAAAAAGGCTGGATTGACAACAAGGCTGGTGCATACATTTTAGAGCATCTGTCAGACTTGTACCACTAG
- the LOC127837640 gene encoding uncharacterized protein LOC127837640: MDALSIADIPENRVNQWEIILKFVHSVLEMCNAMAHKCDPHDVCNAQSPKSFSNVAEGVTNAGKKVADLLRYFNDDKVDSKMRNEIREPETKTDPIYGSSFCNETAIGETTELPKLMTADIVPAFTIQGWPRVAREWITRQRKWPQKETVMKIVQIGCQIVAKRPLFAELNGDRNNENHSPEVDGNDTCFRLSFSQCELALAKQLSEVPLLCWKILKAYQKAFLRTEPPVLTSYHWKTVLFWIREDTDDSFWSKGNLLNCVIKALDFMINCLEDRFLPVYFVREENLITGCRDDLVVKSLIKVSDIRREPSKFLSMFLKDPPKPDLYIISKEKINEYLSTECQQNIVEDICDDLMYGLWTSLPFSTTEDGIQFNGERYDSHRRRIPYVFRNWMQLIKSETVCDADTRLKQLILTGVDSFTENVLTFIKDENSAEADVEIEQVIYSRQQDTKLTKAPESQVWDMPAMATIQKDHTRLTNDSATADADPHNSEEIDEDQVSRVEDSAMSSYSPCQKVKTDDDHNERPQTEEILGDKSTHSDCQKKSTIQSPDSPRKSVNAFVEIRHELFQPVSEERDEENNDGECTSGVDFRSFARKFVRNFQNQLSEKNYYNHDNMTDPCKTSNPTRVLCSEYNVHDFEDIAEDKGFTLEASKTSSAKTYDALSPEVKKGVDPNKPPHISEESVGGKSSHAEDSTKFNTPSADILSRKMEAGVNLVNAFVRLVYDGENKDEEVRESGFFGFAGNFLRNCQTLLGEEKIDTCDNETDLCKDSKPTKAHCDFDLD; the protein is encoded by the coding sequence ATGGATGCGTTGAGTATTGCGGACATTCCCGAAAATAGGGTCAACCAATGGGAAATTATTCTGAAGTTCGTTCATAGTGTTTTGGAAATGTGCAATGCTATGGCTCACAAATGTGATCCACATGACGTCTGCAACGCACAGAGTCCAAAATCGTTTTCAAATGTAGCAGAAGGAGTAACAAATGCTGGGAAAAAAGTTGCAGACTTGTTAAGATACTTCAATGATGATAAAGTTGATTCGAAAATGAGAAACGAAATAAGGGAACCAGAGACCAAAACCGACCCGATATACGGAAGCAGTTTTTGCAACGAAACGGCAATTGGGGAAACAACTGAGCTCCCTAAACTTATGACTGCTGATATAGTACCTGCATTTACTATTCAGGGCTGGCCAAGAGTGGCCAGAGAATGGATAACAAGGCAACGAAAATGGCCTCAGAAAGAAACTGTCATGAAAATTGTTCAAATAGGCTGCCAAATAGTTGCAAAACGTCCGTTATTTGCGGAACTGAATGGCGACAGAAACAACGAGAATCATTCTCCGGAAGTCGATGGAAATGACACATGTTTTCGGCTGTCATTTTCTCAGTGTGAACTCGCTTTAGCAAAGCAACTTTCTGAGGTACCGCTTCTATGTTGGAAGATTTTGAAGGCGTATCAAAAGGCGTTTCTACGAACAGAACCACCAGTACTGACTTCGTATCATTGGAAAACTGTGTTATTTTGGATCAGAGAAGACACAGATGACAGTTTTTGGTCGAAAGGGAACTTGTTGAATTGCGTTATAAAGGCTTTGGATTTCATGATTAATTGTCTTGAGGACCGTTTTCTGCCTGTATACTTTGTCCGTGAGGAAAATCTGATCACCGGATGTCGAGATGACCTGGTGGTTAAAAGTCTAATCAAGGTCTCTGATATTCGTAGGGAACCATCAAAATTCTTGTCTATGTTTCTAAAAGATCCACCAAAGCCCgacctttatataatttcaaaagaGAAAATAAACGAATACTTATCCACAGAATGTCAGCAAAATATCGTTGAAGATATATGTGATGATTTGATGTACGGATTGTGGACTTCCCTACCATTTTCAACCACTGAAGATGGGATCCAATTCAATGGAGAAAGATATGACAGCCACAGGCGACGTATTCCTTATGTCTTCCGCAATTGGATGCAGTTAATTAAGAGTGAAACAGTATGTGACGCAGATACTCGCTTGAAACAACTTATTTTAACTGGCGTTGATTCTTTTACTGAAAATGTACTTACATTTATTAAAGACGAAAACAGTGCAGAAGCAGACGTTGAAATCGAACAGGTAATATATTCGAGACAACAGGACACAAAGTTGACGAAAGCACCGGAATCACAGGTATGGGATATGCCGGCAATGGCTACCATTCAAAAAGATCACACGAGACTCACAAACGACAGCGCAACTGCTGACGCTGATCCACATAACTCTGAAGAAATCGATGAAGACCAGGTATCTAGGGTAGAAGATTCTGCAATGTCGTCCTATTCCCCATgccaaaaagtaaaaacagacGACGATCACAACGAACGACCTCAGACGGAAGAAATTTTAGGAGACAAAAGTACCCATTCAGACTGTCAAAAAAAGTCGACAATTCAATCGCCCGATTCACCGAGAAAAAGTGTTAACGCATTTGTCGAAATTCGTCATGAGCTTTTTCAGCCCGTTTCAGAAGAAAGAGATGAAGAAAACAATGATGGAGAATGTACGTCTGGGGTTGATTTCCGAAGTTTTGCTAGAAAGTTTGTTCGAAATTTTCAAAACCAACTTAGTGAAAAAAACTATTACAACCATGACAACATGACCGATCCATGTAAAACAAGTAACCCTACAAGGGTACTATGTTCTGAATATAATGTGCATGACTTTGAAGATATTGCTGAAGACAAGGGATTTACTTTAGAAGCTTCTAAAACATCATCTGCAAAAACGTACGATGCTTTGAGTCCGGAAGTAAAAAAGGGTGTCGATCCAAATAAACCTCCACACATATCTGAAGAAAGTGTTGGTGGCAAAAGTTCGCATGCAGAAGATTCAACAAAATTTAATACACCATCGGCCGATATTCTGAGTCGAAAAATGGAGGCGGGTGTTAACTTAGTAAATGCCTTTGTTAGGCTTGTATATGATGGAGAAAACAAAGATGAAGAGGTACGCGAGTCCGGGTTTTTCGGTTTCGCTGGAAACTTTCTAAGAAACTGTCAAACGCTACTAGGTGAAGAAAAAATTGACACATGTGACAACGAAACCGATTTATGTAAAGATAGCAAACCCACAAAGGCtcattgtgactttgaccttgattGA